Proteins from a single region of Cydia strobilella chromosome 2, ilCydStro3.1, whole genome shotgun sequence:
- the LOC134755490 gene encoding glucose 1-dehydrogenase 3-like, whose product MAFRDKVVLVTGGSSGIGKAIAIHFSKEKAKVVIIGRTKATIDAVKDICTANSGNEALGIQADVSKDADVEMIVNKVSGTYGRLDVLVNNAGVFISDDIFTATMENFDAHINTNLRGTFNLTRLFVPLLIKSQGNVINISGVEAVKYWEGLLTDSLSKVAIQHLTKYVAYELGPKKVRSNSVALGYVTGTKIIERANIGKT is encoded by the exons ATGGCGTTCAGAGACAAGGTCGTTCTAGTGACCGGCGGGAGCTCAGGCATTGGCAAAGCCATAGCCATACATTTCTCTAAAGAAAAAGCTAAAGTAGTCATCATTGGTCGTACTAAAGCGACTATAGATGCAGTGAAGGATATTTGTACGGCGAACAGCGGGAATGAAGCTCTGGGGATACAAGCGGACGTCAGCAAGGATGCTGATGTTGAAATGATTGTCAATAAAGTCTCTGGAACATATGGAAGACTGGATGTATTGGTGAACAATGCTGGGGTGTTCATATCTGATGACATCTTTACGGCTACTATGGAAAACTTCGACGCGCATATAAATACGAATCTGAGAGGGACTTTTAACCTGACGAGGCTGTTTGTTCCACTTCTTATCAAGTCACAGG GTAATGTCATCAACATATCCGGCGTGGAAGCGGTCAAGTACTGGGAAGGGCTACTGACTGACAGCCTGTCAAAGGTGGCTATACAGCATTTGACAAAGTATGTCGCTTACGAACTGGGGCCGAAGAAAGTTCGCTCTAACTCTGTAGCTCTAGGCTATGTCACGGGCACGAAGATTATAGAGAGAGCGAATATAGGCAAgacttaa